The Nocardioides sp. S-1144 genome includes a region encoding these proteins:
- the icmF gene encoding fused isobutyryl-CoA mutase/GTPase IcmF produces the protein MPDRPALHVPQNPVRLVTASSLFDGHDASINIMRRIFQSQGCEVVHLGHNRSVQEVVDAALEEDVQGVAVSSYQGGHIEYFEYLVESLRAQGADHVKVVGGGGGVIVHDEIQRLRASGVTIFSPEDGQRMGLVGMINSVVADCDSDLWETKQVTAEQVISGDRFAVARAITGAELGRLDGEVLDAVRAAAARHPAPVLGITGTGGSGKSSLTDELVRRFRVDQQDKLRVAVVAIDPTRRKGGGALLGDRIRMNSLDGDRVYFRSLATRGAHELPDHLPDVIDVLKAAGFDLVVVETPGIGQGDAAIVPFVDTSMYVMTPEFGAASQLEKIDMLDFADVVAINKFERRGAADALRDVGRQLVRNREAFGQQPADMPVYGTSAARFNDDGVTSLYQHLRGLLAEQGLPVADGTLAAVDTKTSSAIKQVIPGERIRYLSEITETVRGYHRRTDELAEAARRVQRLAAVAEELRDREEVDRLLESAREDLPREVRDQIDDWSSVVEAYSGDEQVVVVRDKEIHTQLVRESLSGNKIRRVALPTYTDHGELVRFWRRENLPGLFPYTAGVFQFKRDGEDPARMFAGEGDPARTNRRFKILSADGDAKRLSTAFDSVTLYGRDPDERPDIYGKVGTSGVSVATLDDMKVLYGGFDLVAPSTSVSMTINGPAPTVLAFFLNTVIDQQVDAFRERESREPSEEERAMLAAHAVANVRGTVQADILKEDQGQNTCLFSTEFSLRMMADIQEWFIQNKVRNFYSVSISGYHIAEAGANPISQLAFTLANGFTYVESYLARGLDIDDFAPNLSFFFSNGMDPEYSVIGRVARRIWAVAMRDKYGANDRSQKLKYHVQTSGRSLHAQEMDFNDIRTTLQALIAIYDNANSLHTNAYDEAVTTPSEESVRRALAIQLIINREWGLAMNENPLQGSFIIDELTDLVEAAVLEEFDAINERGGVLGAMETGYQRGRIQDESMLYEHRKHDGSLPIVGVNTFRKPAGDGGTPTHVELARATDTEKQSQLDGVRSFQEAHTEEAAAALARLKEAATTDENVFAVLMDAARVCTLGQVTDAFFEVGGQYRRNV, from the coding sequence GTGCCCGACCGCCCCGCCCTGCACGTGCCGCAGAACCCCGTCCGCCTCGTCACCGCGAGCAGCCTGTTCGACGGCCACGACGCCTCGATCAACATCATGCGGCGGATCTTCCAGAGCCAGGGGTGCGAGGTCGTCCACCTCGGCCACAACCGCTCCGTGCAGGAGGTCGTCGACGCCGCGCTGGAGGAGGACGTCCAGGGCGTCGCCGTCTCGTCCTACCAGGGCGGCCACATCGAGTACTTCGAGTACCTCGTGGAGTCGCTGCGCGCCCAGGGCGCCGACCACGTGAAGGTCGTCGGGGGTGGCGGCGGCGTCATCGTGCACGACGAGATCCAGCGGCTGCGGGCCTCGGGCGTCACCATCTTCTCCCCCGAGGACGGCCAGCGGATGGGCCTGGTCGGGATGATCAACTCCGTCGTCGCCGACTGCGACAGCGACCTGTGGGAGACCAAGCAGGTCACCGCCGAGCAGGTCATCAGCGGCGACCGGTTCGCCGTGGCCCGGGCGATCACCGGCGCCGAGCTCGGTCGCCTCGACGGCGAGGTGCTGGACGCCGTCCGCGCCGCCGCGGCCCGCCACCCCGCCCCCGTGCTCGGCATCACCGGCACCGGCGGCTCGGGCAAGTCGTCGCTGACCGACGAGCTCGTGCGCCGCTTCCGCGTCGACCAGCAGGACAAGCTGCGGGTCGCCGTCGTCGCCATCGACCCGACCCGGCGCAAGGGCGGCGGGGCGCTGCTCGGCGACCGGATCCGGATGAACTCCCTCGACGGCGACCGCGTCTACTTCCGCTCGCTGGCCACCCGCGGCGCGCACGAGCTGCCCGACCACCTGCCCGACGTCATCGACGTCCTCAAGGCCGCCGGCTTCGACCTCGTCGTGGTCGAGACCCCCGGCATCGGCCAGGGCGACGCCGCGATCGTGCCGTTCGTCGACACCTCGATGTACGTCATGACGCCCGAGTTCGGCGCCGCCTCGCAGCTGGAGAAGATCGACATGCTCGACTTCGCCGACGTCGTGGCGATCAACAAGTTCGAGCGCCGCGGCGCCGCCGACGCCCTGCGCGACGTCGGCCGCCAGCTCGTCCGCAACCGCGAGGCCTTCGGCCAGCAGCCCGCCGACATGCCGGTCTACGGCACCTCGGCCGCGCGGTTCAACGACGACGGCGTCACCTCGCTCTACCAGCACCTGCGCGGCCTCCTGGCCGAGCAGGGGCTCCCGGTCGCCGACGGCACCCTCGCCGCGGTCGACACCAAGACGTCGTCGGCGATCAAGCAGGTCATCCCGGGCGAGCGGATCCGCTACCTCTCCGAGATCACCGAGACCGTGCGCGGCTACCACCGGCGCACCGACGAGCTGGCCGAGGCCGCCCGGCGCGTGCAGCGCCTGGCCGCGGTGGCCGAGGAGCTCCGCGACCGTGAGGAGGTCGACCGGCTGCTCGAGTCCGCGCGCGAGGACCTGCCCCGCGAGGTGCGCGACCAGATCGACGACTGGTCCTCGGTGGTCGAGGCCTACTCCGGCGACGAGCAGGTCGTCGTGGTCCGCGACAAGGAGATCCACACCCAGCTGGTGCGGGAGTCGCTGTCGGGCAACAAGATCCGCCGGGTCGCGCTGCCGACCTACACCGACCACGGCGAGCTGGTCCGGTTCTGGCGCCGCGAGAACCTGCCGGGCCTGTTCCCGTACACCGCCGGCGTGTTCCAGTTCAAGCGCGACGGCGAGGACCCCGCCCGGATGTTCGCCGGCGAGGGCGACCCGGCGCGCACCAACCGCCGCTTCAAGATCCTCAGCGCCGACGGCGACGCCAAGCGGCTCTCGACGGCGTTCGACTCGGTGACGCTGTACGGGCGCGACCCCGACGAGCGCCCCGACATCTACGGCAAGGTCGGCACGTCCGGCGTCAGCGTCGCGACCCTCGACGACATGAAGGTGCTCTACGGCGGCTTCGACCTCGTGGCGCCGTCCACGAGCGTCTCGATGACGATCAACGGCCCGGCCCCGACCGTGCTGGCCTTCTTCCTCAACACCGTGATCGACCAGCAGGTCGACGCCTTCCGGGAGCGGGAGAGCCGCGAGCCGTCGGAGGAGGAGCGCGCGATGCTCGCCGCGCACGCCGTGGCCAACGTCCGCGGCACGGTGCAGGCCGACATCCTCAAGGAGGACCAGGGCCAGAACACCTGCCTGTTCTCCACCGAGTTCTCGCTGCGGATGATGGCCGACATCCAGGAGTGGTTCATCCAGAACAAGGTGCGCAACTTCTACTCGGTCTCGATCTCCGGCTACCACATCGCCGAGGCCGGGGCGAACCCGATCAGCCAGCTCGCCTTCACCCTGGCCAACGGCTTCACCTACGTCGAGTCCTACCTCGCGCGCGGTCTCGACATCGACGACTTCGCGCCGAACCTGTCGTTCTTCTTCTCCAACGGCATGGACCCGGAGTACTCCGTGATCGGGCGGGTCGCGCGCCGCATCTGGGCCGTCGCCATGCGCGACAAGTACGGCGCCAACGACCGCTCGCAGAAGCTGAAGTACCACGTGCAGACCTCGGGCCGCTCCCTGCACGCCCAGGAGATGGACTTCAACGACATCCGCACCACGCTGCAGGCGCTGATCGCGATCTACGACAACGCCAACTCGCTGCACACCAACGCCTACGACGAGGCCGTCACGACGCCGTCGGAGGAGTCGGTGCGTCGTGCGCTCGCGATCCAGCTGATCATCAACCGCGAGTGGGGCCTGGCGATGAACGAGAACCCGCTCCAGGGCTCGTTCATCATCGACGAGCTCACCGACCTCGTGGAGGCGGCGGTGCTGGAGGAGTTCGACGCGATCAACGAGCGCGGCGGCGTCCTCGGCGCGATGGAGACCGGCTACCAGCGCGGTCGGATCCAGGACGAGTCGATGCTCTACGAGCACCGCAAGCACGACGGCTCGCTCCCGATCGTCGGCGTCAACACCTTCCGCAAGCCGGCCGGCGACGGCGGCACCCCGACCCACGTCGAGCTGGCCCGCGCCACCGACACCGAGAAGCAGTCGCAGCTCGACGGCGTCCGCTCCTTCCAGGAGGCCCACACCGAGGAGGCCGCCGCCGCCCTGGCGCGCCTGAAGGAGGCCGCGACCACCGACGAGAACGTGTTCGCCGTCCTCATGGACGCCGCCCGCGTCTGCACCCTCGGCCAGGTCACCGACGCCTTCTTCGAGGTCGGCGGCCAGTACCGCCGCAACGTCTGA
- a CDS encoding ABC transporter permease: MSTSTIDRAVDQRTYASYARPLLWRLVATREFAVFALLAIVYVYARGSIVGFDGPLTIYFLFLESAPIMLLALPMTLIIITGEIDLSVASTMALTGAMLGIAYTKWDLPFLAAVGVALVVGLLCGLLNGFLVAYVKLPSLAVTVGTLALFRGLAEGFLGTESISGFPDRWTDLLKDRIGGDSSYPLFVIPLVVLAVAFGVLLHFTTFGRGVYEIGLNDEAARFTGVDIARTKLILFMLAGGVAALAGIYQSLYTVARGDSAVNLELQVIAAVLLGGVSIFGGRGSLPGVLAGVLLIAVINSAMRLDGVRGEVTEIVIGCLLVASVIAPTLLTWISGLVPGRAQRPAAAPPAGTTPEPPASGGSSLTS; encoded by the coding sequence ATGAGCACGTCAACCATCGACCGCGCGGTCGACCAGCGCACCTACGCCTCCTACGCCCGACCGCTCCTGTGGCGCCTCGTCGCCACCCGCGAGTTCGCGGTGTTCGCGCTCCTCGCCATCGTCTACGTCTACGCCCGCGGCTCGATCGTCGGCTTCGACGGGCCCCTGACGATCTACTTCCTCTTCCTCGAGTCGGCGCCGATCATGCTGCTGGCCCTGCCGATGACGCTCATCATCATCACCGGCGAGATCGACCTGTCGGTGGCCAGCACGATGGCGCTCACCGGGGCGATGCTCGGCATCGCCTACACGAAGTGGGACCTGCCCTTCCTCGCCGCGGTCGGCGTGGCCCTCGTGGTCGGCCTGCTGTGCGGGCTGCTCAACGGCTTCCTGGTCGCCTACGTGAAGCTGCCCTCCCTGGCCGTCACGGTGGGCACGCTCGCCCTCTTCCGCGGACTCGCGGAGGGCTTCCTCGGCACCGAGTCGATCAGCGGGTTCCCCGACCGGTGGACCGACCTGCTCAAGGACCGCATCGGGGGCGACTCCAGCTACCCGCTGTTCGTGATCCCGCTCGTGGTGCTCGCGGTGGCCTTCGGCGTGCTGCTGCACTTCACCACCTTCGGTCGCGGCGTCTACGAGATCGGCCTGAACGACGAGGCGGCCCGGTTCACCGGCGTCGACATCGCCCGCACCAAGCTGATCCTCTTCATGCTGGCCGGCGGCGTCGCCGCCCTCGCCGGGATCTACCAGTCGCTCTACACCGTCGCCCGCGGCGACTCCGCGGTGAACCTCGAGCTGCAGGTGATCGCGGCCGTGCTCCTCGGCGGCGTGTCGATCTTCGGCGGCCGCGGCAGCCTGCCCGGCGTCCTCGCCGGTGTGCTCCTCATCGCGGTCATCAACTCGGCGATGCGCCTCGACGGCGTCCGCGGCGAGGTGACCGAGATCGTCATCGGCTGCCTGCTGGTCGCCTCGGTGATCGCCCCCACGCTCCTGACCTGGATCTCCGGGCTCGTCCCGGGTCGGGCTCAACGGCCGGCGGCCGCGCCGCCGGCCGGCACCACCCCCGAGCCTCCCGCCTCCGGCGGATCGTCGCTCACGTCGTAA
- a CDS encoding LacI family DNA-binding transcriptional regulator: MVNGAARSASVKDVAATAGVSLGTVSNVLNRPDRVSAPTRARVEQAMAALGFVRNESARQLRAGTSRTLAYVVLDAGNPFFTDVAQGMETAAEEEGLSLVLCNSSQRADREAAHLDLFQQQRVQALLVTPVDPDSPTLDAVRDRGTPVVIVDRTRDDATFCSVAVDDVLGGRLALEHLIDRGHTRVAFVGGPTGLGQVRDRLEGARAAWADAGLPDDGLLAVITPTLDVEAGRQAGERLAGLPASRRPTAAFCANDMTALGLLQHAIGSGVRVPENLAIVGYDDIQFAAAAAVPLTSVRQPRTELGRAAAGLAIAEATDPDHQHRQVVFTPELVARESSRA, from the coding sequence ATGGTCAACGGCGCAGCGCGCTCGGCGTCGGTCAAGGACGTCGCCGCGACGGCCGGTGTGTCGCTCGGCACGGTCTCCAACGTGCTCAACCGGCCCGACCGGGTCAGCGCGCCCACCCGCGCCCGGGTCGAGCAGGCGATGGCCGCCCTCGGGTTCGTGCGCAACGAGTCCGCGCGCCAGCTGCGCGCCGGCACCAGCCGCACGCTCGCCTACGTCGTCCTCGACGCCGGCAACCCCTTCTTCACCGACGTCGCCCAGGGCATGGAGACCGCGGCCGAGGAGGAGGGCCTCTCGCTGGTGCTCTGCAACAGCTCCCAGCGCGCCGACCGCGAGGCCGCGCACCTCGACCTGTTCCAGCAGCAGCGGGTCCAGGCCCTGCTCGTCACGCCGGTCGACCCCGACTCCCCCACCCTCGACGCCGTGCGCGACCGGGGCACGCCGGTGGTGATCGTCGACCGCACCCGCGACGACGCGACGTTCTGCTCGGTCGCCGTCGACGACGTCCTCGGCGGGCGCCTCGCCCTCGAGCACCTCATCGACCGCGGCCACACGCGGGTCGCCTTCGTCGGCGGGCCGACCGGTCTCGGCCAGGTGCGCGACCGCCTCGAGGGGGCCCGCGCGGCCTGGGCCGACGCGGGGCTCCCCGACGACGGCCTGCTCGCCGTCATCACCCCCACCCTCGACGTCGAGGCGGGCCGCCAGGCCGGCGAGCGGCTGGCCGGCCTGCCGGCGTCGCGTCGACCGACCGCGGCGTTCTGCGCCAACGACATGACCGCCCTCGGCCTGCTCCAGCACGCCATCGGCAGCGGCGTCCGCGTGCCGGAGAACCTGGCGATCGTCGGCTACGACGACATCCAGTTCGCGGCCGCGGCCGCGGTGCCCCTGACGTCGGTGCGCCAGCCCCGCACCGAGCTCGGCCGGGCCGCGGCCGGGCTGGCGATCGCCGAGGCGACCGACCCCGACCACCAGCACCGCCAGGTCGTCTTCACCCCCGAGCTGGTCGCCCGCGAGTCCAGCCGCGCCTGA
- a CDS encoding TetR/AcrR family transcriptional regulator: MKPRAAAPVPRMSAEDRRELVLDAATGAFALGGYHGTSTDAVARQAGVSQPYVVRIFGTKLELFLEVFERSMERIGRAFTDVLTAQPFDADSDDDWGRLGLAYTDLMADRDLLMVMMHGFAAGGIDEIAERSRACMGAVVATLRDAGGSEERIRDFVAQGMLMNVLLSMRAPEHVDEAGPGAAVAPFTACAFGDALPFVTGTATA, from the coding sequence GTGAAGCCGAGAGCCGCCGCCCCCGTCCCCCGGATGAGCGCCGAGGACCGCCGCGAGCTGGTCCTCGACGCCGCCACCGGCGCGTTCGCGCTCGGCGGCTACCACGGCACCAGCACCGACGCCGTCGCCCGGCAGGCCGGGGTGTCGCAGCCCTACGTCGTCCGCATCTTCGGGACCAAGCTCGAGCTCTTCCTCGAGGTCTTCGAGCGCTCGATGGAGCGGATCGGCCGCGCGTTCACCGACGTCCTCACCGCCCAGCCCTTCGACGCCGACAGCGACGACGACTGGGGCCGGCTCGGACTGGCCTACACCGACCTGATGGCCGACCGCGACCTGCTGATGGTGATGATGCACGGGTTCGCGGCCGGGGGCATCGACGAGATCGCCGAGCGCAGCCGGGCCTGCATGGGCGCGGTGGTCGCGACGCTCCGGGACGCCGGTGGCAGCGAGGAGCGGATCCGCGACTTCGTCGCCCAGGGGATGCTGATGAACGTGCTCCTCTCGATGCGCGCCCCGGAGCACGTCGACGAGGCCGGTCCCGGGGCGGCGGTCGCCCCCTTCACGGCCTGCGCGTTCGGCGACGCACTGCCGTTCGTCACCGGCACCGCCACCGCGTAG
- a CDS encoding sugar ABC transporter ATP-binding protein, translated as MVLELADVRKSFGAVQALRSGSLRVEAGSIHALIGENGAGKSTLVKIVAGVHRRDGGTFRFRGDDVDFGSTADSKGSGIAVIYQEPTLFPDLSVTENVFMGRMPLGAGRRIDRAAMHAEVEGLFERLGVHIDPRRPARGLSIADQQIIEIAKAISLDAALLVMDEPTAALSGVEVDRLFAVARSLRDEGRALVFISHRFDEVFDLCDTVTVMRDGAYIGTHQVAETTVPALVAEMVGREVGDLFPKTEAEIGDVVLSVEGLTSAGVFRDVSFDVRAGEIVALAGLVGAGRSEIARAVFGIDRYDSGTVRLDGRGVRPGRPSVAIKAGMAFVPEDRRQQGLVVDSSVAHNVAGVIRSRLSMLGLISTAAENRAVRPWASRLEVKTNALDMPATTMSGGNQQKVVIAKWLATEPRLLIIDEPTRGIDVGTKSEVHRLLSELAGQGLAVLMISSELPEVLGMADRVLVVCEGRITAELDRSEATPETVMAAATGTTPDRIHLEHDAEMVQEVTA; from the coding sequence GTGGTGTTGGAGCTCGCCGACGTCCGCAAGTCGTTCGGTGCGGTCCAGGCACTGCGCTCCGGCAGCCTGCGCGTCGAGGCCGGCTCGATCCACGCGCTGATCGGTGAGAACGGCGCCGGCAAGTCGACGCTGGTCAAGATCGTCGCCGGCGTGCACCGCCGCGACGGTGGCACCTTCCGGTTCCGCGGCGACGACGTCGACTTCGGCTCGACCGCCGACTCCAAGGGGTCCGGCATCGCGGTGATCTACCAGGAGCCGACCCTGTTCCCCGACCTGTCGGTCACCGAGAACGTCTTCATGGGCCGGATGCCGCTGGGCGCCGGCCGCCGCATCGACCGGGCCGCCATGCACGCCGAGGTCGAGGGCCTGTTCGAGCGGCTCGGCGTCCACATCGACCCCCGGCGCCCCGCGCGCGGGCTCTCGATCGCCGACCAGCAGATCATCGAGATCGCCAAGGCCATCTCCCTCGACGCCGCGCTGCTCGTCATGGACGAGCCGACCGCCGCGCTGAGCGGGGTCGAGGTCGACCGGCTCTTCGCCGTCGCCCGCTCGCTGCGCGACGAGGGTCGCGCCCTGGTCTTCATCTCCCACCGCTTCGACGAGGTCTTCGACCTCTGCGACACCGTCACCGTGATGCGCGACGGCGCCTACATCGGCACCCACCAGGTCGCGGAGACGACCGTCCCGGCCCTGGTCGCGGAGATGGTCGGGCGCGAGGTCGGCGACCTGTTCCCGAAGACCGAGGCCGAGATCGGCGACGTCGTCCTCTCGGTCGAGGGGCTGACCTCCGCCGGCGTCTTCCGCGACGTGTCCTTCGACGTCCGCGCCGGCGAGATCGTCGCCCTGGCGGGTCTGGTCGGCGCCGGGCGCAGCGAGATCGCCCGGGCCGTCTTCGGCATCGACCGCTACGACAGCGGCACGGTCCGGCTCGACGGGCGCGGCGTGCGCCCCGGCCGTCCCAGCGTCGCGATCAAGGCCGGCATGGCGTTCGTCCCCGAGGACCGCCGCCAGCAGGGCCTGGTCGTCGACTCCTCCGTGGCCCACAACGTCGCCGGGGTCATCCGCTCGCGGCTCTCGATGCTCGGCCTGATCAGCACCGCCGCCGAGAACAGGGCGGTGCGGCCGTGGGCCTCGCGCCTGGAGGTCAAGACCAACGCGCTCGACATGCCCGCCACCACCATGAGCGGCGGCAACCAGCAGAAGGTCGTCATCGCCAAGTGGCTGGCCACCGAGCCGCGGCTGCTGATCATCGACGAGCCGACCCGCGGCATCGACGTCGGCACCAAGTCCGAGGTGCACCGGCTGCTCTCCGAGCTCGCCGGCCAGGGCCTGGCCGTCCTGATGATCTCCAGCGAGCTGCCCGAGGTGCTCGGCATGGCCGACCGCGTCCTCGTGGTCTGCGAGGGCCGGATCACCGCCGAGCTCGACCGCTCCGAGGCGACGCCCGAGACCGTGATGGCCGCGGCCACCGGCACGACGCCCGACCGGATCCACCTCGAGCACGACGCCGAGATGGTCCAGGAAGTGACCGCATGA
- a CDS encoding ABC transporter permease, whose product MSTLEKTPPPAPATRRGPDLAKVAGDLLRSRELAVLVVLLLLVAVATVKSDGFLSGDSWRDLLLTPSILLLLAAGQMLVIITRNVDLSVGSTLGITAYAAGDLMSSGSSPWVAALGAVALGALLGAVNGVIIAFGRVPALVITLGTMLVFRGILLHWAGSDRVNAGEMDAGFLDLGTAQVLTIPVLTIISLVVVVAVGYYLRTTRGGRELYAIGSDPDAAALFGLPIRRRVLGAFIASGALAGLAGVFWATRYGGVSSNAGEGIELQAVAAAVIGGVAIFGGSGSVWGAAIGAFLLVTIDRVLPILGVPDFYQQAVVGALIIGAIVLDRVLASRAERRLAVEREVAP is encoded by the coding sequence ATGAGCACCCTCGAGAAGACTCCGCCGCCCGCACCGGCGACGCGCCGCGGCCCCGACCTGGCCAAGGTGGCCGGCGACCTGCTCCGCTCGCGCGAGCTCGCCGTCCTGGTGGTCCTGCTGCTCCTCGTCGCCGTGGCGACGGTCAAGAGCGACGGGTTCCTCAGCGGCGACAGCTGGCGCGACCTGCTGCTGACCCCGAGCATCCTGCTCCTCCTCGCGGCCGGGCAGATGCTGGTGATCATCACCCGCAACGTCGACCTCTCGGTCGGCTCCACGCTCGGCATCACCGCCTACGCCGCCGGCGACCTGATGTCGTCGGGGAGCTCGCCCTGGGTCGCCGCCCTCGGCGCGGTGGCGCTGGGTGCCCTGCTCGGCGCGGTCAACGGCGTCATCATCGCCTTCGGCCGGGTCCCGGCCCTGGTGATCACGCTCGGCACGATGCTCGTCTTCCGCGGCATCCTGCTGCACTGGGCCGGCAGCGACCGGGTCAACGCCGGGGAGATGGACGCCGGCTTCCTCGACCTGGGCACCGCGCAGGTCCTCACCATCCCCGTCCTGACGATCATCTCGCTCGTCGTCGTCGTCGCCGTCGGCTACTACCTGCGGACCACGCGCGGCGGTCGCGAGCTCTACGCGATCGGCTCCGACCCCGACGCCGCCGCCCTCTTCGGGCTGCCGATCCGCCGCCGGGTCCTCGGCGCCTTCATCGCCTCGGGCGCCCTGGCCGGTCTGGCCGGCGTCTTCTGGGCCACCCGCTACGGCGGGGTGTCCTCCAACGCCGGCGAGGGCATCGAGCTGCAGGCCGTCGCCGCCGCCGTCATCGGCGGCGTGGCGATCTTCGGGGGCAGCGGTTCGGTGTGGGGCGCCGCGATCGGCGCCTTCCTCCTCGTCACCATCGACCGGGTGCTGCCGATCCTCGGCGTCCCGGACTTCTACCAGCAGGCCGTCGTCGGCGCCCTGATCATCGGGGCGATCGTGCTCGACCGCGTGCTCGCCTCCCGGGCTGAACGCCGGCTCGCCGTGGAACGTGAGGTCGCCCCATGA
- a CDS encoding DUF4333 domain-containing protein: MTSPRRHFVLLRPLLLVGAAALVLGGCSAEVSVGSDTPSVDQAEVETKISEELEAQVGQAPDAVACPGDLEGEVDETMRCVLTAGEDEVGVTVTVTDVDGTDVGFDIQVDDEVM; encoded by the coding sequence ATGACCTCCCCCCGGCGCCACTTCGTCCTGCTGCGCCCGCTCCTCCTCGTCGGCGCGGCCGCGCTCGTGCTCGGCGGCTGCTCGGCCGAGGTGTCGGTCGGCTCCGACACGCCGAGCGTCGACCAGGCCGAGGTCGAGACCAAGATCAGCGAGGAGCTCGAGGCGCAGGTCGGCCAGGCCCCCGACGCCGTCGCCTGCCCGGGCGACCTCGAGGGCGAGGTCGACGAGACGATGCGGTGCGTGCTCACCGCCGGCGAGGACGAGGTCGGGGTGACCGTGACGGTCACCGACGTCGACGGCACCGACGTCGGTTTCGACATCCAGGTCGACGACGAGGTCATGTGA
- a CDS encoding MFS transporter has product MTVLDTTPERRGPVADPPSRHSRVPVWLAIVAASLPMFMATLDNLVMTSALPVVRADLDASVGQLSWFLNAYTLTFATFMLPAATLGDRLGRRRVMLAGIAVFTLASIAAALSGSAEALIAARAVQGVGAAAIMPLSLTLLASSVSVAMRPVAIGVWGGVSGLGVALGPVVGGAVVEGISWQAIFWLNVPVALVAVPLLVLAVRDSRGAWQRLDPVGTLLIGSAVLAGVWGAVHGNDDGWGSVGVLGPLLLAVLLVPGYVLWARGRSYAVLPLRLFASRGFAVANVIGLTFTMGMFGAVFLLAQYLQVVQGYSPLEAGLRTLPWTAAPMVVAPIAGALASRTGLRSLLLVGLSLQTAALVWFAVVTEQGADYGAFVVPLALAGIGMGLTFAPSATMVLDGLPDDDFAMASSANSTIREFGVALGIALLTAVFLGNGGQISPTGYDGAVGPALLTGAAAVGIAALAALLAPRRAR; this is encoded by the coding sequence ATGACCGTCCTCGACACCACCCCGGAGCGCCGCGGACCGGTGGCCGACCCGCCGAGCCGTCACTCCCGCGTGCCCGTGTGGCTCGCGATCGTGGCCGCCTCGCTGCCGATGTTCATGGCCACCCTCGACAACCTGGTGATGACCAGTGCGCTCCCGGTCGTCCGGGCCGACCTCGACGCGAGCGTCGGCCAGCTGTCGTGGTTCCTCAACGCCTACACCCTGACCTTCGCGACCTTCATGCTGCCGGCCGCGACCCTCGGCGACCGGCTCGGCCGGCGCCGGGTGATGCTCGCCGGCATCGCGGTGTTCACGCTGGCCTCGATCGCGGCCGCGCTGAGCGGCTCGGCGGAGGCGCTCATCGCGGCCCGCGCCGTCCAGGGCGTCGGGGCCGCGGCGATCATGCCGCTGTCGCTGACCCTGCTCGCCTCCTCGGTGTCGGTGGCCATGCGCCCGGTCGCGATCGGGGTGTGGGGCGGGGTCTCCGGCCTCGGTGTCGCGCTCGGACCGGTCGTCGGTGGTGCCGTCGTCGAGGGCATCAGCTGGCAGGCGATCTTCTGGCTCAACGTGCCGGTCGCCCTGGTCGCCGTCCCGCTGCTCGTCCTCGCCGTCCGCGACTCGCGCGGCGCCTGGCAGCGCCTCGACCCGGTCGGCACCCTGCTGATCGGGTCCGCGGTGCTCGCCGGCGTCTGGGGTGCGGTGCACGGCAACGACGACGGCTGGGGCTCGGTCGGCGTGCTCGGCCCGCTGCTGCTCGCGGTGCTCCTGGTCCCGGGCTACGTCCTCTGGGCCCGCGGTCGCTCCTACGCCGTGCTGCCGCTGCGGCTCTTCGCCTCCCGCGGCTTCGCGGTGGCCAACGTGATCGGCCTGACCTTCACGATGGGCATGTTCGGCGCGGTCTTCCTGCTCGCGCAGTACCTCCAGGTGGTGCAGGGCTACAGCCCGCTCGAGGCGGGCCTGCGCACCCTCCCGTGGACCGCCGCGCCCATGGTGGTCGCGCCGATCGCCGGGGCCCTGGCCTCCCGCACCGGGCTGCGGTCGCTGCTCCTGGTGGGGCTGAGCCTCCAGACCGCGGCGCTGGTGTGGTTCGCCGTGGTCACCGAGCAGGGTGCCGACTACGGCGCGTTCGTCGTCCCGCTCGCCCTGGCCGGCATCGGGATGGGCCTCACCTTCGCCCCGAGCGCCACGATGGTGCTCGACGGGCTGCCCGACGACGACTTCGCGATGGCCAGCTCGGCCAACTCCACGATCCGCGAGTTCGGCGTCGCGCTCGGCATCGCGCTGCTCACCGCGGTCTTCCTCGGCAACGGCGGCCAGATCAGCCCCACGGGCTACGACGGCGCGGTCGGGCCGGCCCTGCTGACCGGCGCCGCCGCCGTCGGCATCGCCGCGCTCGCGGCACTGCTCGCCCCGCGGCGGGCCCGCTGA